The Desulfohalovibrio reitneri genome contains a region encoding:
- a CDS encoding exopolysaccharide biosynthesis polyprenyl glycosylphosphotransferase, with the protein MSCATAGWSATSPPCPDYLRSNVVDEVAICLPMKSLYDTASEIVSACEEQGVDAVLHAHLFDLGDPRQPRRNFRPDLVTTVFSSSLGEASMAVKRLLDIGLSGLALVLLSPLLLAVAALVKLERPSGHCLFRQKRVGYNKRLFTCYKFRTMTPDAEKRQAELEERNISGGSTFKVPDDPRVTRLGRVLRKSSLDELPQLFNVLRGDMSLVGPRPLPVRDVERFKEDWPRRRFSVKPGITCLRQIRGRNRIGFERWMELDMEYIDNWSLWLDLKILVLTIPAVLRSEGPNRMTPEISFAVVTHNNADTVRACLESALDCGLDCEALVVDNGSTDGTAEVVRRDIPGARLLEAGANLGFARGMNLALAHARGELFFPLNPDAALAPGSARLLRDALLADPGAGGASPLLVDEDGRPYPVSLRPFPSPGRAALRWFGLKSLLRGPPRLDPAGPPRAVDCLTGAAMLLPKEVWLELGGLDETLPMYLEDMDLSRRLKRSGRTRLLVPRARAAHVGRVSAASSPRLRELMQAEDGQAPWLFLRRYRGRAAAAAFTWAVGAGCLLRSLFCLLAGPRAPRAACARARALLAWSLKNKDRFGQRFRALFDDARVPARTSRNRGRGLMRVSLLIHNLDRADALDRCLGSLLAQDHRPLEVVVADAGSTDGSLEIIESWLPRFHGAGIGAVLHRVEPAGVAASRNHLASLATGEALFFLDNDALTDPGAARTAASMLRADSSLAVLSFKVLLRDTDGMDPTAWVFRCDPDAWANREFETCTFAGTAFCARAEDFRAVGGFWEELVYSREEEEAALALMDRGRTLRFTPRIRARHFPHPSGRASWEKRRRMELENGLLIYLRRLPRPSGHLLGAARLVSMSAHMLLRREGGLPGLWARVPAALARWRRMGRPRRPVGWATLARFLRLSLRPKPVEPPREPFSPRRVNVLGAPFDTLDFEETVLRLRHAMNTGRRLRVATGSVDFVMKARRLPAFRRSLWSADLNTVDGVPILWAAWLLGWRLPGRVNGTDLVWRLAAVSAETGQGVALVGGKYENTLRAAEELRRAHPGAVVHALHTPHPLTADDARDLARRVRGTGASAVLVALGAPRQEYWLRDHLAASGCAVGIGVGGAFDIISGRTPRAPRLMRDNGFEWLWRVKQEPLRLGRRYFIKDMPFVGLVLLEKLRRMLYDEGGGA; encoded by the coding sequence TTGAGCTGCGCGACTGCGGGGTGGTCTGCGACTTCGCCTCCCTGCCCGGACTACCTGCGCTCCAACGTGGTGGATGAAGTGGCCATCTGCCTGCCCATGAAGTCCCTGTACGACACCGCCTCCGAGATCGTCTCAGCATGCGAGGAGCAGGGAGTGGACGCGGTGCTGCACGCCCATCTCTTCGACCTCGGTGATCCCCGGCAGCCCCGGCGCAACTTCCGCCCCGACCTGGTGACGACCGTTTTTTCCTCCTCCCTCGGGGAGGCCTCCATGGCGGTCAAGCGGCTGCTGGACATCGGGCTGTCCGGTTTGGCCCTGGTGCTGCTCTCCCCGCTGCTGCTGGCCGTGGCCGCGCTGGTGAAGCTGGAGCGCCCCTCGGGGCACTGCCTCTTCCGGCAGAAGCGTGTGGGCTACAACAAGCGGCTCTTCACCTGCTACAAGTTCCGCACAATGACCCCGGACGCGGAGAAGCGTCAGGCCGAACTGGAGGAGCGCAACATTTCCGGCGGCTCCACCTTCAAGGTGCCGGACGACCCGCGAGTGACCCGCCTGGGCAGGGTGCTCCGCAAGTCCTCCCTGGACGAGCTGCCGCAGCTGTTCAACGTGCTGCGCGGCGACATGAGCCTTGTCGGCCCCCGGCCCCTGCCGGTGCGCGACGTGGAGCGGTTCAAGGAGGACTGGCCGCGCCGCCGCTTTTCCGTGAAGCCGGGCATCACCTGCCTGCGGCAGATCAGGGGGCGCAACCGCATCGGCTTCGAGCGATGGATGGAACTGGACATGGAGTACATCGACAACTGGTCGCTGTGGCTGGACCTGAAGATCCTGGTCCTGACCATCCCGGCCGTGCTCCGCTCCGAGGGGCCTAATAGGATGACCCCGGAAATCAGCTTCGCCGTCGTCACCCACAACAACGCGGACACCGTCCGCGCCTGCCTGGAGTCCGCCCTGGACTGCGGCCTGGACTGCGAGGCGCTGGTGGTGGACAACGGCTCCACCGACGGCACGGCAGAGGTGGTGCGCCGCGACATCCCCGGGGCCCGGCTTCTCGAAGCGGGAGCCAACCTGGGTTTCGCCAGGGGCATGAACCTGGCCCTGGCACACGCCCGGGGCGAGCTGTTCTTCCCCCTGAACCCGGACGCCGCCCTCGCGCCGGGGTCGGCCCGGCTGCTGCGCGACGCCCTGCTGGCCGATCCCGGGGCCGGAGGCGCCTCCCCTCTGCTGGTGGACGAGGACGGCCGCCCCTACCCCGTCTCCCTGCGCCCCTTTCCCTCTCCCGGACGGGCCGCGCTGCGCTGGTTCGGCCTGAAATCCCTGCTGCGCGGCCCCCCGCGCCTCGACCCGGCCGGTCCCCCACGCGCCGTGGACTGCCTCACCGGCGCGGCCATGCTCCTGCCCAAGGAGGTTTGGCTGGAGCTGGGCGGGCTGGACGAGACCCTGCCCATGTACCTGGAGGACATGGACCTCAGTCGGCGGCTGAAGCGTTCCGGCCGCACGCGGCTGCTGGTGCCCCGGGCCAGGGCGGCGCACGTCGGCCGCGTGAGCGCGGCCTCCTCGCCCCGACTGCGGGAGCTAATGCAGGCCGAGGACGGGCAGGCTCCCTGGCTCTTTCTGCGCCGCTACCGGGGCCGCGCCGCCGCGGCCGCCTTCACCTGGGCTGTGGGCGCGGGGTGTTTGCTGCGATCCCTTTTCTGCCTGCTGGCCGGTCCCCGCGCGCCCCGCGCCGCTTGCGCCCGCGCCAGGGCGCTGCTGGCCTGGAGCCTGAAAAACAAGGACCGCTTCGGCCAGCGCTTCCGCGCCCTGTTCGACGACGCCCGTGTCCCGGCGCGCACTTCGAGGAACCGGGGGAGAGGGCTGATGCGCGTCTCCCTGCTGATCCACAACCTCGACCGGGCCGACGCCCTGGACCGCTGCCTGGGTTCCCTCTTGGCCCAGGACCACCGCCCGCTGGAGGTCGTCGTGGCCGACGCGGGCTCCACTGACGGCTCCCTGGAGATCATCGAGTCCTGGCTGCCGCGCTTCCACGGGGCGGGCATCGGGGCCGTCCTGCACCGGGTGGAGCCCGCCGGGGTGGCCGCCTCGCGCAACCATCTGGCCTCCCTGGCCACGGGCGAGGCCCTCTTCTTTCTGGACAACGACGCCCTGACCGACCCCGGCGCGGCCCGCACCGCCGCCTCCATGCTGCGGGCCGATTCCTCCCTGGCCGTGCTCTCCTTCAAGGTGCTGCTGCGTGACACCGACGGCATGGACCCCACGGCATGGGTTTTCCGCTGCGACCCCGATGCCTGGGCTAATCGCGAGTTCGAGACGTGCACCTTCGCGGGAACCGCCTTCTGCGCGCGGGCCGAGGACTTCCGCGCCGTGGGCGGATTCTGGGAGGAGCTGGTCTACTCACGCGAAGAGGAGGAAGCCGCTCTGGCACTCATGGACCGGGGCCGCACGCTGCGCTTCACCCCGCGCATCCGGGCCCGCCATTTCCCCCACCCCTCGGGCCGGGCCTCCTGGGAAAAGCGGCGGCGCATGGAACTGGAAAACGGCCTGCTCATCTACCTGCGCCGCCTGCCCCGCCCGTCCGGACACCTGCTGGGCGCGGCCCGGCTTGTCTCCATGTCCGCCCACATGCTGCTGCGCCGCGAAGGGGGACTGCCCGGCCTGTGGGCCCGCGTCCCCGCCGCCCTGGCACGCTGGCGACGCATGGGCCGCCCGCGCCGTCCGGTGGGTTGGGCCACCCTGGCCCGTTTCCTGCGGCTAAGCCTGCGCCCCAAGCCAGTCGAACCGCCGCGCGAACCGTTTTCGCCCCGCCGGGTAAACGTGTTGGGCGCGCCCTTCGACACCCTGGATTTCGAGGAAACCGTCCTGCGGCTGCGCCACGCCATGAACACGGGCCGCCGCCTGCGGGTGGCCACCGGCTCGGTGGACTTCGTGATGAAGGCCCGCCGCCTGCCCGCATTCCGCCGCAGCCTGTGGAGCGCGGACCTCAACACCGTGGACGGGGTGCCCATCCTCTGGGCCGCCTGGCTGTTGGGCTGGAGGCTGCCCGGACGGGTCAACGGCACGGACCTGGTCTGGCGGCTGGCGGCCGTCTCGGCCGAGACAGGGCAGGGTGTGGCCCTGGTGGGCGGGAAATACGAGAACACCCTGCGCGCCGCCGAGGAGCTGCGCCGTGCCCACCCGGGTGCCGTGGTGCATGCCCTTCACACGCCGCACCCCCTTACCGCTGACGACGCGCGCGACCTGGCCCGGCGTGTGCGCGGGACCGGCGCATCCGCCGTGCTGGTGGCCCTGGGCGCGCCCCGGCAGGAGTACTGGCTGCGCGACCACCTGGCGGCCAGCGGCTGCGCCGTGGGCATCGGCGTTGGCGGGGCCTTCGACATCATTTCCGGCCGCACACCCCGCGCCCCGCGCCTCATGCGAGACAACGGCTTCGAGTGGCTGTGGCGGGTGAAGCAGGAGCCCCTGCGGCTGGGCCGCCGCTACTTCATCAAGGACATGCCCTTTGTGGGGCTGGTTCTTCTGGAAAAGCTGCGCCGCATGCTGTACGATGAAGGGGGCGGGGCGTGA
- a CDS encoding nucleoside-diphosphate sugar epimerase/dehydratase: MVLTRRYALWGLRVLEGAAVVAAQAVAALAATAGPAAVLPGLFRPDLPGALGLLLFAALWSGLYDVFSLYRYAALFRVEDNLARLLLATLCGALTVTALAAVFHVRGVGAVFLSVFWASACGQSLLARLCARRWLRGRRGEGLKRRVLIAGTNERALEFARNIQSKPKGYRLAGFVDNICHLDDSLELRDCGVVCDFASLPGLPALQRGG; encoded by the coding sequence GTGGTCCTGACGCGCCGCTATGCCCTGTGGGGGCTGCGCGTCCTGGAAGGCGCGGCGGTGGTCGCCGCCCAGGCGGTGGCCGCCCTGGCCGCCACCGCGGGGCCGGCAGCGGTACTGCCCGGCCTCTTTCGCCCGGATTTACCGGGAGCGCTTGGCCTGCTGCTCTTCGCCGCGCTGTGGAGCGGCCTCTACGACGTCTTTTCCCTGTACCGCTACGCCGCCCTCTTCCGTGTTGAGGACAACCTGGCGCGCCTGCTCCTGGCCACCCTCTGCGGCGCCCTGACGGTCACCGCCCTGGCGGCCGTCTTCCATGTGCGTGGCGTGGGCGCGGTCTTTCTGTCGGTCTTCTGGGCATCCGCCTGCGGGCAGAGCCTGCTGGCCAGGCTCTGCGCCAGGCGTTGGCTGCGCGGCCGCCGGGGCGAGGGACTCAAGCGGCGCGTGCTCATCGCGGGCACCAACGAACGCGCCCTGGAATTCGCCCGGAACATCCAGTCCAAGCCGAAGGGCTACCGGCTGGCGGGCTTCGTGGACAACATCTGCCACCTCGACGACTCCCTTGAGCTGCGCGACTGCGGGGTGGTCTGCGACTTCGCCTCCCTGCCCGGACTACCTGCGCTCCAACGTGGTGGATGA
- a CDS encoding GNVR domain-containing protein, giving the protein MLRDPEVTVVGRDLKGQRIFVTGEVNAPGPMELDGPMSALEAVMFAGGFDTYTAEPDPGQLEERAVKAFLESLRVDVSSESNIITVGYQAYSPRMSRRVLATVLDLFLDKHIQVHRSSESLSFFQEQKATLEAMLEEDENRLNQLKKRAGTGSLADEQTIVMNRINQLTREIETTENNLASAEAKILTFEAALRDMPRRILSSKTTGMRNVTAERLTEQLMDLKLQEQKLLARYREDALPVQSVREEIARAEEMLAGQERPRTENTESVNDVHQRILSSLLMEDADRKARSAMLVSLKEQRKEARGELERLIDLENDISRLERQLKLHQENYFKYADKTEQARINRALETERISNISIVQSPIQPIKPTKPRRALNIVLGFFLALFGSLGFAFAAEYLDQTFKRPEGVEETLQVPVFASVPETGKSMPVGAEATKRTLDHFKTLRDGICFSGMCNGGGNSLVVTGCHKGEGATSTALNLGRVLAAGEDQKALVVDANRATPACIRPWASTSRRDSWTCCWAPTAIPAAASAKPASPACTSSRPGPCGRR; this is encoded by the coding sequence GTGCTGCGCGACCCAGAGGTGACGGTGGTGGGCCGCGACCTGAAGGGCCAGCGAATCTTCGTCACCGGGGAGGTCAACGCTCCCGGGCCGATGGAGCTGGACGGCCCCATGAGCGCCCTGGAGGCGGTCATGTTCGCCGGGGGCTTCGACACCTACACGGCCGAGCCGGACCCCGGACAGCTGGAGGAGCGGGCGGTGAAGGCCTTTCTGGAGTCTCTGCGAGTCGATGTCTCCTCGGAATCCAACATCATCACCGTGGGCTACCAAGCCTATTCCCCCAGGATGTCCCGGCGTGTCCTGGCCACGGTGCTGGACCTCTTTCTGGACAAGCATATCCAGGTCCACCGCAGTTCCGAGTCCCTTTCCTTCTTCCAGGAGCAGAAGGCCACCCTGGAGGCCATGTTGGAGGAAGACGAAAACCGCCTCAACCAGCTGAAGAAGCGGGCCGGGACGGGGTCGCTCGCCGATGAGCAGACCATCGTCATGAACCGCATCAACCAACTCACGCGCGAAATCGAGACCACGGAGAACAACCTAGCCTCGGCCGAAGCCAAGATACTGACCTTCGAGGCGGCGCTTAGGGACATGCCCAGGCGCATCCTGTCCAGCAAGACCACCGGCATGCGCAACGTCACGGCGGAGCGGCTCACGGAGCAGCTCATGGACCTCAAGCTCCAGGAGCAAAAGCTCCTGGCCCGCTACCGCGAGGACGCCCTGCCCGTGCAGAGCGTGCGCGAGGAGATCGCCCGCGCCGAGGAGATGCTTGCGGGGCAGGAACGGCCCCGCACGGAGAACACCGAGTCGGTCAACGACGTCCACCAGCGCATCCTCTCCTCCCTGCTCATGGAGGATGCCGACCGCAAGGCCCGGTCGGCCATGCTGGTCTCCCTCAAGGAGCAACGCAAGGAGGCCAGGGGCGAACTGGAACGGCTTATCGACCTGGAGAACGACATCTCGCGCCTGGAGCGGCAGCTCAAGCTGCACCAGGAAAACTATTTCAAGTACGCGGATAAGACGGAACAGGCCCGCATCAACCGCGCGCTGGAGACGGAGCGCATCTCCAACATCTCCATCGTGCAGTCGCCCATCCAGCCTATCAAGCCGACCAAGCCGCGCCGCGCCCTGAACATCGTGCTGGGCTTCTTCCTGGCCCTGTTCGGCTCCCTGGGCTTCGCCTTCGCCGCCGAGTACCTGGACCAGACCTTCAAGCGCCCCGAGGGGGTGGAGGAAACCCTGCAGGTGCCCGTCTTCGCCTCGGTGCCGGAAACCGGCAAGAGCATGCCCGTGGGCGCGGAGGCCACCAAGCGGACCCTGGACCACTTCAAGACGCTGCGCGACGGCATCTGCTTCTCCGGCATGTGCAATGGCGGCGGCAACAGCCTGGTGGTCACGGGCTGCCACAAAGGCGAAGGGGCCACCTCCACCGCCCTGAACCTGGGGCGGGTGCTGGCCGCGGGCGAAGACCAGAAAGCCCTGGTGGTGGACGCCAATCGCGCGACCCCGGCGTGCATCAGGCCATGGGCATCGACCTCTCGCCGGGATTCGTGGACCTGCTGCTGGGCTCCAACGGCGATCCCGGCCGCCGCATCCGCGAAACCGGCATCCCCGGCCTGTACGTCCTCCCGGCCGGGGCCGTGCGGGAGGAGGTGA
- a CDS encoding polysaccharide biosynthesis/export family protein, translated as MTGNNTTHATCRQPVGTIRAVLRAALWLGVLLSLLSACAMPDPAMTRDEAGPTPPQRRVGFRPGDVLEFKFFYTPELNEVQTIRPDGQVSLQLVGEVEAAGKTAGELTAELK; from the coding sequence ATGACCGGGAACAATACCACACATGCCACGTGCCGCCAGCCGGTCGGCACGATCCGGGCGGTCCTGCGCGCGGCGCTGTGGCTGGGCGTTCTGCTGTCCCTGCTCTCCGCCTGCGCCATGCCCGACCCCGCCATGACCCGCGACGAGGCGGGCCCCACGCCGCCCCAGCGCCGCGTGGGCTTCCGCCCGGGCGACGTCCTGGAATTCAAGTTCTTCTACACCCCGGAACTCAACGAGGTGCAGACCATCCGGCCGGACGGCCAAGTCTCCCTGCAACTCGTGGGTGAAGTGGAGGCCGCGGGCAAAACCGCGGGCGAGCTGACCGCCGAATTGAAATAA
- a CDS encoding glycoside hydrolase family 3 protein, producing the protein MRPLLLVLLLGLLLPTAGCASRSANHLAEARAMDTRALVGQLFLLTFPGLEYSGEVKRLVEEDKVGGLMLYGVSGNTAPPGQLRRFSSEVQRAARDHGLPPVLLAVDQEGGAVQRLRRGFTRLPSNMAVAAAGEPENARRLADLAAQELEASGVNCNLAPVVDVNSNPDNPIIGTRSFGSDPSKVGQYGLAAIQGYGQGGVLCSAKHFPGHGDTDVDSHLGLPRIKADRARLERVELPPFRAAMEANVPLVMTAHVAAPALTGEPDLPATLSPEVLTGLLREDMGFEGVVVTDSLFMGAIMEKYGPKEAALRAFEAGADLLLFGADLYVRGRGEETAALQRGAMRGLEDAVRSGRIPRAEVERRVARVLAAKERLPSGEFASGDPKVLSARAGSPEHARLAFSVASKALTLVRDEPGFFPLPSGGGLTVLFPESVPDVSDAFAEHLPWAETLAYPDDPSESEVDALAEQVGERVLLCTLDAGRDPGQSELRRALGEKEVAVAALGSPYDALHLEGTGTYLACYGPHPGCLDALARFTAGETRAQGRLPVDLPGVAPRGAGQFSGEPSPVPSPGSP; encoded by the coding sequence ATGCGACCGCTTCTTCTTGTTCTTCTGCTGGGACTGCTCTTGCCGACCGCCGGTTGCGCCTCGCGCTCGGCGAACCATCTGGCCGAGGCCCGCGCCATGGACACGCGCGCCCTGGTGGGACAGCTCTTTTTGCTGACCTTTCCGGGCCTGGAGTATTCGGGCGAGGTCAAGCGGTTGGTGGAGGAGGACAAGGTGGGCGGGCTGATGCTCTACGGCGTCAGCGGCAACACCGCCCCGCCGGGGCAGCTGCGGCGGTTCTCCAGCGAAGTGCAGCGAGCCGCCCGCGATCATGGCTTGCCGCCCGTGCTGCTGGCCGTGGACCAGGAGGGCGGAGCGGTGCAGCGGCTTCGCCGGGGGTTCACCCGGCTGCCCTCCAACATGGCCGTGGCCGCAGCGGGCGAGCCTGAGAACGCCCGCCGCCTGGCCGACCTGGCCGCCCAGGAGCTGGAGGCCTCCGGCGTGAACTGCAACCTGGCCCCGGTGGTGGACGTCAACTCCAACCCGGACAATCCCATCATCGGCACGCGCTCCTTCGGCTCCGACCCGTCCAAGGTGGGCCAGTACGGCTTGGCGGCCATCCAGGGCTACGGCCAGGGCGGCGTGCTCTGCTCGGCCAAGCATTTTCCCGGCCACGGCGACACGGACGTGGACTCGCACCTGGGCCTGCCCCGCATCAAGGCGGATCGCGCCCGGCTGGAGCGGGTGGAGCTTCCCCCGTTCCGGGCGGCGATGGAGGCGAACGTTCCCCTGGTCATGACCGCCCACGTGGCAGCGCCCGCCCTGACCGGCGAGCCGGACCTGCCCGCGACCCTCTCGCCCGAGGTGCTCACCGGGCTCTTGCGCGAGGACATGGGGTTCGAGGGGGTGGTGGTCACGGACTCGCTGTTCATGGGCGCCATCATGGAGAAGTACGGTCCCAAGGAAGCCGCCCTGCGTGCTTTCGAGGCGGGCGCCGACCTGCTGCTTTTCGGCGCGGACCTGTACGTGCGCGGCCGGGGGGAGGAGACGGCCGCGCTGCAACGCGGGGCCATGCGCGGCCTGGAGGATGCGGTGCGTTCGGGCCGCATCCCCCGCGCCGAGGTCGAGAGGCGCGTGGCGCGGGTGCTGGCCGCCAAGGAGCGTCTGCCCTCGGGCGAGTTCGCGTCCGGCGATCCAAAGGTGCTGTCCGCCCGGGCGGGGTCGCCTGAGCACGCCCGGCTGGCTTTTTCCGTGGCCTCGAAGGCCCTGACCCTGGTGCGGGACGAGCCCGGCTTCTTTCCCCTGCCATCCGGCGGCGGGCTGACCGTGCTGTTCCCGGAATCAGTTCCAGACGTGTCCGACGCTTTCGCCGAGCACCTGCCCTGGGCCGAGACTCTGGCCTACCCGGACGACCCTTCGGAAAGCGAGGTCGATGCGCTGGCGGAGCAGGTGGGGGAACGGGTGCTGCTCTGCACCCTCGACGCCGGGCGCGATCCCGGACAGAGCGAACTGCGTCGCGCCCTTGGGGAAAAAGAGGTGGCCGTGGCCGCCCTGGGATCGCCGTACGACGCCCTGCATCTGGAAGGGACCGGCACCTACCTGGCCTGCTACGGCCCCCATCCCGGCTGCCTGGACGCCCTGGCCCGCTTCACCGCCGGGGAGACGCGGGCCCAGGGCCGGCTGCCGGTTGACCTGCCGGGGGTGGCCCCGCGCGGCGCGGGTCAGTTCTCCGGGGAGCCGTCCCCGGTACCGTCCCCTGGTTCTCCGTAG
- a CDS encoding cysteine-rich small domain-containing protein, with the protein MQHSHRFFSNRDCQYFPCHANCDPEAFNCLFCFCPLYFIDCGGDFRLTENGLKDCTPCAIPHCPDGYDHVLAKLKEEMARRQGDL; encoded by the coding sequence ATGCAGCATAGCCACCGCTTCTTCAGCAATCGCGACTGCCAATACTTCCCCTGCCACGCCAACTGCGACCCGGAGGCGTTCAACTGCCTGTTCTGCTTCTGCCCGCTGTACTTCATCGACTGCGGGGGGGACTTCCGGCTCACGGAGAACGGGCTCAAGGACTGCACGCCCTGCGCCATTCCGCACTGCCCCGACGGCTACGACCACGTGCTGGCCAAGCTCAAGGAAGAAATGGCCCGCCGCCAGGGGGACTTGTGA
- a CDS encoding heavy metal translocating P-type ATPase, producing MADELEHLHAPITGMHCAACSTRIEKVLGGKDGVRSASVNLAEETLDVDYDPASITPHDIAEAVGGLGFGLRLPGPSGDGVRAVELDIKGMHCAACSTRIEKVVGSIDGVESMEVNLAGESARLAFDPARVSLRDVRRRIKDLGFTASQRTEAAGEEERRREEAAERLARARRRLIPAFAFALPLLVFSMGHMLGMPLPRGVDPAHSPLAFALVQLGLTLPVVWAGRGFYLRGFPALLRRAPNMDSLVAMGTGAALLHSFVQTALIAAGSQPAIRAHDLYYESAAVLLALISLGKYFEDRSKLKTSSAIRSLMELAPRTAVLLGSDGSREEISLDEVEPGDTLLVRPGEKVPVDGTVVEGRSSLDESMLTGESMPVGKEVGDAVTGGTMNLTGSLTMRAEKVGSETTLSRIVELVRRAQGSKAPIANLADTVSYYFVPVVMLLAVLAGAGWLLSGAEAAFALRIFIAVLVIACPCAMGLATPTSLMVGMGRGAQLGVLVKSAQALQAAEKVDTVVFDKTGTLTLGKPSLTDALPAPGMDADELLRLAAGTEGGSEHPLARAVLEAAKERGIRLPRVSDFQAVPGKGVRADVDGRAVLVGNRELLADASAEGVESANETAARLSGQGKTPLWVAVDGKYAGMLGVADTAKDEAAEVVGQLKNLGLTVVMLTGDTETTARAVASSMGIDRVIARVLPDRKAAEVEALQREGGVVAMVGDGVNDAPALARSDVGLVMGSGTDVAMDSGDVVLMGGDLHGVPSALSLSRAVMRNIRQNLFWAFAYNAIGIPVAMGLLTLFGGPTLNPMIAGTAMALSSVSVVTNALRLRGFKAGTESPHAA from the coding sequence ATGGCTGACGAACTCGAACATCTCCACGCGCCAATCACGGGCATGCACTGCGCCGCCTGCTCCACCCGCATCGAAAAGGTGCTGGGCGGCAAGGATGGTGTGCGCTCGGCCTCGGTCAACCTGGCCGAGGAAACCCTGGACGTGGACTACGACCCCGCGTCCATAACCCCGCACGACATCGCCGAGGCGGTGGGCGGCCTGGGCTTCGGCCTGCGCCTGCCCGGGCCGTCCGGGGACGGCGTGCGCGCCGTGGAGCTGGACATCAAGGGCATGCACTGCGCCGCCTGTTCCACCCGCATCGAAAAAGTGGTCGGCTCCATTGACGGCGTGGAGAGCATGGAGGTCAACCTGGCCGGGGAGTCGGCCCGGCTGGCCTTCGATCCCGCCCGCGTCTCCCTGCGGGACGTGCGCCGCCGCATCAAGGACCTGGGCTTCACCGCCAGCCAGCGCACCGAGGCCGCCGGAGAGGAGGAGCGCCGCCGCGAGGAAGCCGCCGAACGGCTGGCCCGGGCGCGGCGCAGGCTCATCCCGGCCTTCGCCTTCGCCCTGCCCCTGCTGGTCTTCTCCATGGGCCATATGCTGGGCATGCCCCTGCCCCGGGGCGTGGACCCGGCCCACTCGCCCCTGGCCTTCGCCCTGGTCCAGCTGGGGCTGACCCTGCCCGTGGTCTGGGCCGGGCGCGGCTTCTACCTGCGCGGCTTTCCCGCCCTGCTGCGCCGCGCCCCCAACATGGACTCCCTGGTGGCCATGGGCACCGGCGCGGCCCTGCTCCACTCCTTTGTCCAGACCGCCCTCATAGCGGCCGGGTCGCAGCCCGCCATCCGCGCCCACGACCTCTACTACGAGTCCGCGGCCGTGCTGCTGGCGCTCATCTCCCTGGGCAAATATTTCGAGGACCGCTCCAAGCTCAAGACCTCCTCGGCCATCCGCTCCCTGATGGAACTGGCCCCGCGCACGGCCGTGCTGCTGGGCTCGGACGGTTCCCGCGAGGAGATTTCCCTGGACGAGGTTGAACCGGGCGACACCCTGCTGGTGCGCCCCGGAGAAAAAGTGCCCGTGGACGGCACGGTGGTCGAGGGCCGCTCCAGCCTGGACGAGTCCATGCTCACCGGCGAGTCCATGCCCGTGGGCAAGGAAGTGGGCGACGCCGTCACCGGCGGCACCATGAACCTCACCGGCTCGCTGACCATGCGGGCGGAGAAGGTGGGGTCCGAAACGACGCTTTCCCGCATCGTGGAGCTTGTGCGCCGCGCCCAGGGCTCCAAGGCGCCCATCGCCAACCTCGCCGACACGGTGAGCTACTACTTCGTCCCCGTGGTCATGCTGCTGGCCGTGCTGGCCGGAGCGGGCTGGCTGCTTTCAGGTGCCGAGGCGGCCTTCGCCCTGCGCATCTTCATCGCCGTGCTGGTCATCGCCTGCCCCTGCGCCATGGGCCTGGCCACGCCCACCTCCCTTATGGTGGGCATGGGCCGGGGGGCGCAGCTGGGCGTTCTGGTCAAAAGCGCCCAGGCCCTGCAGGCGGCCGAGAAGGTGGACACCGTGGTCTTTGACAAGACCGGCACCCTGACCCTGGGCAAGCCCTCCCTGACCGACGCCCTGCCCGCGCCCGGCATGGACGCGGATGAGTTGCTGCGGCTGGCCGCCGGAACCGAGGGCGGCTCCGAGCACCCCCTGGCCCGCGCGGTGCTGGAAGCGGCCAAGGAGCGCGGGATACGCCTTCCCAGGGTTTCCGATTTCCAGGCTGTGCCCGGCAAGGGCGTGCGGGCCGATGTGGACGGCCGCGCCGTGCTGGTGGGCAACCGCGAGCTGCTGGCCGACGCCTCGGCTGAGGGCGTCGAATCCGCCAACGAGACTGCCGCCCGCCTGTCCGGCCAGGGCAAGACCCCCCTGTGGGTGGCCGTGGACGGGAAGTACGCGGGCATGCTGGGCGTGGCCGACACGGCCAAGGACGAGGCGGCCGAGGTGGTGGGCCAGCTCAAGAATCTGGGCCTGACCGTGGTCATGCTCACCGGAGACACCGAAACCACCGCCCGGGCCGTGGCCTCGTCCATGGGCATCGACCGGGTCATCGCCCGGGTGCTGCCGGACCGCAAGGCCGCCGAGGTGGAGGCCCTGCAGCGCGAGGGCGGCGTGGTGGCCATGGTGGGCGACGGGGTCAACGACGCTCCTGCCCTGGCCCGCTCCGACGTGGGGCTGGTCATGGGCTCCGGCACCGACGTGGCCATGGATTCCGGCGACGTGGTGCTCATGGGCGGCGACCTGCACGGCGTGCCATCCGCGCTCTCCCTGTCCCGGGCGGTCATGCGCAACATCCGCCAGAACCTGTTCTGGGCCTTCGCCTACAACGCCATCGGCATCCCGGTGGCCATGGGCCTCCTGACACTCTTCGGCGGGCCAACCCTCAACCCCATGATCGCGGGCACGGCCATGGCTCTGTCCTCGGTTTCCGTGGTAACAAACGCTTTGCGCCTGCGCGGGTTCAAGGCCGGAACCGAATCTCCCCATGCAGCATAG